One Felis catus isolate Fca126 chromosome D1, F.catus_Fca126_mat1.0, whole genome shotgun sequence DNA segment encodes these proteins:
- the MADD gene encoding MAP kinase-activating death domain protein isoform X26, producing MVQKKKFCPRLLDYLVIVGARHPSSDSVAQTPELLRRYPLEDHAEFPLPPDVVFFCQPEGCLSVRQRRMSLRDDTSFVFTLTDKDTGVTRYGICVNFYRSFQKRMPKEKGEGGGGSRGKEGPRATCASEEVGTESSESGLSLQPPNADSAPEVNQSPRGKPRAKAGSRSRNSTLTSLCVLSHYPFFSTFRECLYTLKRLVDCCSERLLGKKLGIPRGIQRDTMWRIFTGSLLVEEKSSALLHDLREIEAWIYRLLRSPVPVSGQKRVDIEVLPQELQQALTFALPDPSRFTLVDFPLHLPLELLGVDACLQVLTCILLEHKVVLQSRDYNALSMSVMAFVAMIYPLEYMFPVIPLLPTCMASAEQLLLAPTPYIIGVPASFFLYKLDFKMPDDVWLVDLDSNRVIAPTNAEVLPILPEPESLELKKHLKQALASMSLNTQPILNLEKFHEGQEIPLLLGRPSNDLQSTPSTEFNPLIYGNDVDSVDVATRVAMVRFFNSPNVLQGFQMHTRTLRLFPRPVVAFQAGSFLASRPRQTPFAEKLARTQAVEYFGEWVLNPTNYAFQRIHNNMFDPALIGDKPKWYAHQLQPIHYRVYDSNSQLAEALSVPPERDSDSDPTDDSGSDSMDYDDSSSSYSSLGDFVSEMMKCDINGDTPNVDPLTHAALGDASEVEIAELQNQKESEEPGPDSENPQENPPLRSSSSTTASSSPSTVVHGANSEPADSTEVDDKAAVGVSKPLPTTPPSIGKSTADRHQTEIGEGSVRRRTYDNPYFEPQYGFPPEEDDDEQGESYTPRFSQHVNGNRAQKLLRPNSLKLASDSDAESDSRASSPTSTVSNNSTEGFGGIMSFASSLYRNHSTSFSLSNLTLPTKGAREKTTPFPSLKVFGLNTLMEIVTEAGPGSGEGNRRALVDQKSSVIKHSPTVKREPPSPQGRSSNSSENQQFLKEVVHSVLDGQGVGWLNMKKVRRLLESEQLRVFVLSKLNRTVQSEDDARQDVIPDVEVSRKVYKGMLDLLKCTVLSLEQSYAHAGLGGMASTFGLLEIAQTHYYSKEPDKRKRSPTESINTPVGKDPGLAGRGDPKAMAQLRVPQLGPRAPSAAGKGPKELDTRSLKEENFVASIELWNKHQEVKKQKALEKQRPEVIKPVFDLGETEEKKSQISADSGVSLTSGSQRTDPDSVIGVSPAVMIRSSSQDSEVSTVVSNSSGETLGADSDLSSNAGDGAGGEGSAHLASSRGTLSDSEIETNSATSTIFGKAHSLKPSVKEKLVGSPVRSSEDVSQRVYLYEGLLGRDKGSMWDQLEDAAMETFSISKERSTLWDQMQFWEDAFLDAVMLEREGMGMDQGPQEMIDRYLSLGEHDRKRLEDDEDRLLATLLHNLISYMLLMKVNKNDIRKKVRRLMGKSHIGLVYSQQINEVLDQLANLNGRDLSIRSSGSRHMKKQTFVVHAGTDTNGDIFFMEVCDDCVVLRSNIGTVYERWWYEKLINMTYCPKTKVLCLWRRNGSETQLNKFYTKKCRELYYCVKDSMERAAARQQSIKPGPELGGEFPVQDMKTGEGGLLQVTLEGINLKFMHNQFLKLKKW from the exons ATGGTGCAAAAGAAGAAGTTCTGTCCTCGGTTACTTGACTATCTAGTGATCGTAGGGGCCAG GCACCCGAGCAGTGATAGTGTGGCCCAGACTCCCGAATTGCTACGGCGATACCCGCTGGAGGACCACGCTGAGTTTCCCCTGCCCCCAGACGTTGTGTTTTTCTGCCAACCAGAGGGCTGTCTGAGTGTGAGGCAGCGACGCATGAGCCTGCGGGATGACACTTCTTTCGTCTTCACCCTCACTGACAAGGACACTGGAGTCACGCGTTACGGCATCTGTGTTAACTTCTACCGCTCCTTCCAGAAGCGAATGCctaaggagaagggggaaggtgggggagggtccCGTGGGAAGGAAGGACCCCGTGCCACTTGTGCCTCAGAAGAAGTTGGTACTGAGAGCTCGGAGAGTGGCTTGTCCCTGCAGCCTCCCAATGCTGACTCTGCCCCTGAGGTGAATCAGTCTCCTCGGGGCAAACCCCGGGCCAAGGCAGGAAGCCGTTCCCGCAACAGTACTCTGACATCCTTGTGTGTGCTCAGCCACTACCCCTTCTTCTCCACCTTCCGAGAATGTCTGTACACCCTCAAACGTCTGGTGGACTGCTGCAGTGAGCGGCTGCTGGGCAAGAAACTAGGCATCCCTCGAGGCATACAAAG GGACACTATGTGGCGCATCTTTACTGGATCGTTGCTAGTGGAGGAGAAGTCAAGTGCCCTTCTGCATGACCTTCGAGAGATTGAGGCCTGGATCTATCGATTGCTGCGCTCCCCAGTGCCTGTTTCTGGGCAGAAGCGAGTAGACATTGAAGTCCTACCCCAGGAGCTCCAACAAGCTCTGACCTTTGCTCTTCCAGACCCTTCTCGATTCACCCTAGTGGATTTCCCACTGCACCTTCCCTTGGAACTTCTGGGTGTGGATGCCTGTCTTCAGGTGCTAACCTGCATCCTGTTAGAGCACAAG GTGGTGCTACAGTCCCGAGACTACAATGCCCTTTCCATGTCTGTGATGGCGTTTGTGGCGATGATCTACCCATTGGAGTATATGTTTCCTGTAATTCCACTGTTGCCCACCTGCATGGCATCGGCAGAACAG cTACTGTTGGCTCCAACTCCGTACATCATTGGGGTCCCTGCCAGCTTCTTCCTCTACAAACTGGACTTCAAAATGCCTGATGATGTATGGCTGGTGGATCTGGACAGCAATAGG GTGATTGCCCCCACCAATGCAGAAGTGCTACCAATCCTGCCAGAACCGGAATCATTGGAGCTGAAAAAGCATCTGAAGCAG GCCCTTGCCAGCATGAGTCTCAACACTCAGCCCATCCTCAATCTGGAGAAATTCCATGAAGGCCAAGAGATCCCCCTTCTCTTGGGAAGGCCCTCTAACGACTTGCAGTCCACACCTTCCACTGAATTCAACCCACTCATTTATGGCAATGATGTAGATTCTGTGGATGTCGCAACCAG AGTGGCCATGGTCCGCTTCTTCAACTCCCCCAACGTGCTGCAGGGTTTTCAGATGCACACACGTACCCTGCGCCTCTTCCCTCGGCCTGTGGTAGCTTTTCAAGCTGGCTCCTTTCTAGCCTCACGTCCCCGACAGACTCCTTTTGCTGAGAAGCTGGCCAGGACTCAGGCTGTGGAGTACTTTGGCGAATGGGTCCTTAACCCCACCAACTATGCCTTCCAGCGAATTCACAACA ATATGTTTGATCCAGCCCTGATTGGTGACAAGCCAAAGTGGTATGCTCATCAGCTGCAGCCTATCCATTATCGAGTCTATGATAGCAATTCCCAGCTGGCGGAGGCACTGAGTGTGCCACCAGAGCGTGACTCTGACTCGGACCCTACTGATGACAG TGGCAGTGATAGCATGGATTATGATGACTCAAGCTCTTCTTACTCCTCCCTTGGTGACTTTGTCAGTGAAATGATGAAATGTGACATCAATGGTGATACCCCTA ATGTGGATCCATTGACGCATGCAGCCCTGGGGGATGCCAGTGAGGTGGAGATTGCTGAGCTGCAGAACCAGAAGGAATCAGAGGAACCTGGCCCAGACAGCGAGAACCCTCAGGAAAACCCCCCGCTGCGCTCCAGCTCCAGCACCACCGCCAGCAGTAGTCCCAGCACCGTCGTCCATGGAGCTAATTCT GAACCTGCTGACTCAACGGAGGTGGACGACAAGGCAGCAGTAGGCGTTTCCAAGCCCCTCCCTACCACGCCTCCCAGCATTGGCAAATCGACCGCGGACAGGCATCAGACAGAAATTGGAGAGGGGTCAGTGCGCCGGCGAACCTATGACAATCCATACTTCGAGCCCCAATATGGCTTTCCCCCTGAGGAAGATGATGATGAGCAGGGGGAAAGTTACACTCCCCGATTCAGCCAACATGTCAATGGCAATCG GGCTCAAAAGCTGCTGCGGCCCAACAGCTTGAAACTGGCAAGCGACTCAGACGCAGAATCAGACTCTCGAGCGAGCTCTCCCACCTCCACCGTCTCCAACAACAGCACCGAGGGCTTCGGGGGCATCATGTCTTTTGCCA GCAGCCTGTATCGGAACCACAGTACAAGCTTCAGCCTTTCAAACCTCACGCTGCCCACCAAAGGTGCCCGAGAGAAGACCACACCCTTCCCCAGTCTGAAAG TATTTGGGCTAAATACTCTAATGGAGATTGTTACTGAAGCCGGCCCCGGGAGTGGTGAAG GAAACAGGAGGGCCTTAGTGGACCAGAAGTCATCTGTTATTAAACACAGCCCAACAGTGAAAAGAGAGCCTCCATCACCTCAGGGTCGATCCAGCAATTCTAG TGAGAACCAGCAGTTCCTGAAGGAGGTGGTGCACAGTGTGCTGGACGGCCAGGGCGTTGGCTGGCTCAACATGAAAAAGGTGCGCCGGCTGCTGGAGAGTGAGCAGCTGCGCGTCTTTGTCCTGAGCAAGCTGAACCGCACAGTGCAGTCGGAGGACGACGCCCGGCAAGACGTCATCCCTGATGTG GAGGTCAGTCGAAAGGTGTACAAGGGGATGCTAGACCTGCTCAAGTGCACGGTGCTCAGCCTGGAGCAGTCCTATGCCCACGCGGGCCTGGGAGGCATGGCCAGCACCTTTGGGCTTCTGGAGATTGCCCAGACCCACTACTACAGTAAAG AACCAGACAAGCGGAAGAGAAGTCCAACAGAGAGCATAAATACACCAGTTGGCAAGGATCCTGGCCTGGCTGGGCGGGGGGACCCAAAGGCTATGGCACAGCTGAGAGTTCCCCAGCTAGGACCTCGGGCACCAAGTGCTGCAGGAAAGGGTCCTAAAGAGCTAGACACCAGAAGTTTAAAGGAAGAGAATTTTGTAGCGTCTATTG AATTGTGGAACAAGCACCAggaagtgaaaaagcaaaaagctTTGGAAAAACAGA GGCCTGAAGTAATCAAACCCGTCTTTGACCTTggtgagacagaagagaaaaagtcCCAGATCAGCGCGGACAGTGGCGTGAGCCTGACATCTGGTTCCCAG AGGACTGATCCAGACTCTGTCATTGGTGTGAGTCCAGCTGTTATGATCCGAAGCTCAAGTCAGGACTCTGAAGTTAGCACCGTG GTGAGTAATAGTTCTGGAGAGACCCTTGGAGCAGACAGTGACCTGAGCAGCAACGCAGGTGATGGAGCAGGTGGTGAGGGCAGCGCCCACTTGGCCAGCTCTCGGGGCACTTTGTCTGATAGTGAAATTGAGACCAACTCCGCTACCAGCACCATCTTT GGGAAAGCCCACAGCTTGAAGCCAAGTGTAAAGGAGAAGCTGGTGGGCAGCCCAGTTCGCTCTTCTGAAGATGTAAGCCAGCGAGTCTATCTCTACGAGGGACTCTTAG GAAGGGACAAAGGATCGATGTGGGACCAGTTAGAGGATGCGGCTATGGAGACCTTTTCTATAA GCAAAGAGCGTTCTACTTTGTGGGACCAAATGCAGTTCTGGGAAGACGCATTCTTAGATGCTGTGAtgttggagagagaaggaatgggtATGGATCAGGGTCCCCAGGAAATGATCGACAG GTACCTGTCCCTGGGAGAACATGACCGGAAGCGTCTAGAGGATGATGAAGATCGTTTGCTGGCCACACTTTTGCACAACCTCATCTCCTACATGCTGCTGATGAAG GTAAATAAGAATGACATCCGGAAGAAGGTGAGGCGCCTGATGGGAAAGTCGCATATTGGGCTTGTGTACAGCCAGCAAATCAATGAAGTGCTTGATCAGCTGGCTAACCTG AATGGACGTGACCTCTCTATCCGGTCCAGTGGCAGTCGACACATGAAGAAGCAGACATTTGTGGTACATGCGGGGACAGACACAAATGGAGATATCTTCTTCATGGAG
- the MADD gene encoding MAP kinase-activating death domain protein isoform X38 codes for MVQKKKFCPRLLDYLVIVGARHPSSDSVAQTPELLRRYPLEDHAEFPLPPDVVFFCQPEGCLSVRQRRMSLRDDTSFVFTLTDKDTGVTRYGICVNFYRSFQKRMPKEKGEGGGGSRGKEGPRATCASEEVGTESSESGLSLQPPNADSAPEVNQSPRGKPRAKAGSRSRNSTLTSLCVLSHYPFFSTFRECLYTLKRLVDCCSERLLGKKLGIPRGIQRDTMWRIFTGSLLVEEKSSALLHDLREIEAWIYRLLRSPVPVSGQKRVDIEVLPQELQQALTFALPDPSRFTLVDFPLHLPLELLGVDACLQVLTCILLEHKVVLQSRDYNALSMSVMAFVAMIYPLEYMFPVIPLLPTCMASAEQLLLAPTPYIIGVPASFFLYKLDFKMPDDVWLVDLDSNRVIAPTNAEVLPILPEPESLELKKHLKQALASMSLNTQPILNLEKFHEGQEIPLLLGRPSNDLQSTPSTEFNPLIYGNDVDSVDVATRVAMVRFFNSPNVLQGFQMHTRTLRLFPRPVVAFQAGSFLASRPRQTPFAEKLARTQAVEYFGEWVLNPTNYAFQRIHNNMFDPALIGDKPKWYAHQLQPIHYRVYDSNSQLAEALSVPPERDSDSDPTDDSGSDSMDYDDSSSSYSSLGDFVSEMMKCDINGDTPNVDPLTHAALGDASEVEIAELQNQKESEEPGPDSENPQENPPLRSSSSTTASSSPSTVVHGANSEPADSTEVDDKAAVGVSKPLPTTPPSIGKSTADRHQTEIGEGSVRRRTYDNPYFEPQYGFPPEEDDDEQGESYTPRFSQHVNGNRAQKLLRPNSLKLASDSDAESDSRASSPTSTVSNNSTEGFGGIMSFASSLYRNHSTSFSLSNLTLPTKGAREKTTPFPSLKVFGLNTLMEIVTEAGPGSGEGNRRALVDQKSSVIKHSPTVKREPPSPQGRSSNSSENQQFLKEVVHSVLDGQGVGWLNMKKVRRLLESEQLRVFVLSKLNRTVQSEDDARQDVIPDVEVSRKVYKGMLDLLKCTVLSLEQSYAHAGLGGMASTFGLLEIAQTHYYSKEPDKRKRSPTESINTPVGKDPGLAGRGDPKAMAQLRVPQLGPRAPSAAGKGPKELDTRSLKEENFVASIGPEVIKPVFDLGETEEKKSQISADSGVSLTSGSQRTDPDSVIGVSPAVMIRSSSQDSEVSNSSGETLGADSDLSSNAGDGAGGEGSAHLASSRGTLSDSEIETNSATSTIFGKAHSLKPSVKEKLVGSPVRSSEDVSQRVYLYEGLLGRDKGSMWDQLEDAAMETFSISKERSTLWDQMQFWEDAFLDAVMLEREGMGMDQGPQEMIDRYLSLGEHDRKRLEDDEDRLLATLLHNLISYMLLMKVNKNDIRKKVRRLMGKSHIGLVYSQQINEVLDQLANLNGRDLSIRSSGSRHMKKQTFVVHAGTDTNGDIFFMEVCDDCVVLRSNIGTVYERWWYEKLINMTYCPKTKVLCLWRRNGSETQLNKFYTKKCRELYYCVKDSMERAAARQQSIKPGPELGGEFPVQDMKTGEGGLLQVTLEGINLKFMHNQFLKLKKW; via the exons ATGGTGCAAAAGAAGAAGTTCTGTCCTCGGTTACTTGACTATCTAGTGATCGTAGGGGCCAG GCACCCGAGCAGTGATAGTGTGGCCCAGACTCCCGAATTGCTACGGCGATACCCGCTGGAGGACCACGCTGAGTTTCCCCTGCCCCCAGACGTTGTGTTTTTCTGCCAACCAGAGGGCTGTCTGAGTGTGAGGCAGCGACGCATGAGCCTGCGGGATGACACTTCTTTCGTCTTCACCCTCACTGACAAGGACACTGGAGTCACGCGTTACGGCATCTGTGTTAACTTCTACCGCTCCTTCCAGAAGCGAATGCctaaggagaagggggaaggtgggggagggtccCGTGGGAAGGAAGGACCCCGTGCCACTTGTGCCTCAGAAGAAGTTGGTACTGAGAGCTCGGAGAGTGGCTTGTCCCTGCAGCCTCCCAATGCTGACTCTGCCCCTGAGGTGAATCAGTCTCCTCGGGGCAAACCCCGGGCCAAGGCAGGAAGCCGTTCCCGCAACAGTACTCTGACATCCTTGTGTGTGCTCAGCCACTACCCCTTCTTCTCCACCTTCCGAGAATGTCTGTACACCCTCAAACGTCTGGTGGACTGCTGCAGTGAGCGGCTGCTGGGCAAGAAACTAGGCATCCCTCGAGGCATACAAAG GGACACTATGTGGCGCATCTTTACTGGATCGTTGCTAGTGGAGGAGAAGTCAAGTGCCCTTCTGCATGACCTTCGAGAGATTGAGGCCTGGATCTATCGATTGCTGCGCTCCCCAGTGCCTGTTTCTGGGCAGAAGCGAGTAGACATTGAAGTCCTACCCCAGGAGCTCCAACAAGCTCTGACCTTTGCTCTTCCAGACCCTTCTCGATTCACCCTAGTGGATTTCCCACTGCACCTTCCCTTGGAACTTCTGGGTGTGGATGCCTGTCTTCAGGTGCTAACCTGCATCCTGTTAGAGCACAAG GTGGTGCTACAGTCCCGAGACTACAATGCCCTTTCCATGTCTGTGATGGCGTTTGTGGCGATGATCTACCCATTGGAGTATATGTTTCCTGTAATTCCACTGTTGCCCACCTGCATGGCATCGGCAGAACAG cTACTGTTGGCTCCAACTCCGTACATCATTGGGGTCCCTGCCAGCTTCTTCCTCTACAAACTGGACTTCAAAATGCCTGATGATGTATGGCTGGTGGATCTGGACAGCAATAGG GTGATTGCCCCCACCAATGCAGAAGTGCTACCAATCCTGCCAGAACCGGAATCATTGGAGCTGAAAAAGCATCTGAAGCAG GCCCTTGCCAGCATGAGTCTCAACACTCAGCCCATCCTCAATCTGGAGAAATTCCATGAAGGCCAAGAGATCCCCCTTCTCTTGGGAAGGCCCTCTAACGACTTGCAGTCCACACCTTCCACTGAATTCAACCCACTCATTTATGGCAATGATGTAGATTCTGTGGATGTCGCAACCAG AGTGGCCATGGTCCGCTTCTTCAACTCCCCCAACGTGCTGCAGGGTTTTCAGATGCACACACGTACCCTGCGCCTCTTCCCTCGGCCTGTGGTAGCTTTTCAAGCTGGCTCCTTTCTAGCCTCACGTCCCCGACAGACTCCTTTTGCTGAGAAGCTGGCCAGGACTCAGGCTGTGGAGTACTTTGGCGAATGGGTCCTTAACCCCACCAACTATGCCTTCCAGCGAATTCACAACA ATATGTTTGATCCAGCCCTGATTGGTGACAAGCCAAAGTGGTATGCTCATCAGCTGCAGCCTATCCATTATCGAGTCTATGATAGCAATTCCCAGCTGGCGGAGGCACTGAGTGTGCCACCAGAGCGTGACTCTGACTCGGACCCTACTGATGACAG TGGCAGTGATAGCATGGATTATGATGACTCAAGCTCTTCTTACTCCTCCCTTGGTGACTTTGTCAGTGAAATGATGAAATGTGACATCAATGGTGATACCCCTA ATGTGGATCCATTGACGCATGCAGCCCTGGGGGATGCCAGTGAGGTGGAGATTGCTGAGCTGCAGAACCAGAAGGAATCAGAGGAACCTGGCCCAGACAGCGAGAACCCTCAGGAAAACCCCCCGCTGCGCTCCAGCTCCAGCACCACCGCCAGCAGTAGTCCCAGCACCGTCGTCCATGGAGCTAATTCT GAACCTGCTGACTCAACGGAGGTGGACGACAAGGCAGCAGTAGGCGTTTCCAAGCCCCTCCCTACCACGCCTCCCAGCATTGGCAAATCGACCGCGGACAGGCATCAGACAGAAATTGGAGAGGGGTCAGTGCGCCGGCGAACCTATGACAATCCATACTTCGAGCCCCAATATGGCTTTCCCCCTGAGGAAGATGATGATGAGCAGGGGGAAAGTTACACTCCCCGATTCAGCCAACATGTCAATGGCAATCG GGCTCAAAAGCTGCTGCGGCCCAACAGCTTGAAACTGGCAAGCGACTCAGACGCAGAATCAGACTCTCGAGCGAGCTCTCCCACCTCCACCGTCTCCAACAACAGCACCGAGGGCTTCGGGGGCATCATGTCTTTTGCCA GCAGCCTGTATCGGAACCACAGTACAAGCTTCAGCCTTTCAAACCTCACGCTGCCCACCAAAGGTGCCCGAGAGAAGACCACACCCTTCCCCAGTCTGAAAG TATTTGGGCTAAATACTCTAATGGAGATTGTTACTGAAGCCGGCCCCGGGAGTGGTGAAG GAAACAGGAGGGCCTTAGTGGACCAGAAGTCATCTGTTATTAAACACAGCCCAACAGTGAAAAGAGAGCCTCCATCACCTCAGGGTCGATCCAGCAATTCTAG TGAGAACCAGCAGTTCCTGAAGGAGGTGGTGCACAGTGTGCTGGACGGCCAGGGCGTTGGCTGGCTCAACATGAAAAAGGTGCGCCGGCTGCTGGAGAGTGAGCAGCTGCGCGTCTTTGTCCTGAGCAAGCTGAACCGCACAGTGCAGTCGGAGGACGACGCCCGGCAAGACGTCATCCCTGATGTG GAGGTCAGTCGAAAGGTGTACAAGGGGATGCTAGACCTGCTCAAGTGCACGGTGCTCAGCCTGGAGCAGTCCTATGCCCACGCGGGCCTGGGAGGCATGGCCAGCACCTTTGGGCTTCTGGAGATTGCCCAGACCCACTACTACAGTAAAG AACCAGACAAGCGGAAGAGAAGTCCAACAGAGAGCATAAATACACCAGTTGGCAAGGATCCTGGCCTGGCTGGGCGGGGGGACCCAAAGGCTATGGCACAGCTGAGAGTTCCCCAGCTAGGACCTCGGGCACCAAGTGCTGCAGGAAAGGGTCCTAAAGAGCTAGACACCAGAAGTTTAAAGGAAGAGAATTTTGTAGCGTCTATTG GGCCTGAAGTAATCAAACCCGTCTTTGACCTTggtgagacagaagagaaaaagtcCCAGATCAGCGCGGACAGTGGCGTGAGCCTGACATCTGGTTCCCAG AGGACTGATCCAGACTCTGTCATTGGTGTGAGTCCAGCTGTTATGATCCGAAGCTCAAGTCAGGACTCTGAA GTGAGTAATAGTTCTGGAGAGACCCTTGGAGCAGACAGTGACCTGAGCAGCAACGCAGGTGATGGAGCAGGTGGTGAGGGCAGCGCCCACTTGGCCAGCTCTCGGGGCACTTTGTCTGATAGTGAAATTGAGACCAACTCCGCTACCAGCACCATCTTT GGGAAAGCCCACAGCTTGAAGCCAAGTGTAAAGGAGAAGCTGGTGGGCAGCCCAGTTCGCTCTTCTGAAGATGTAAGCCAGCGAGTCTATCTCTACGAGGGACTCTTAG GAAGGGACAAAGGATCGATGTGGGACCAGTTAGAGGATGCGGCTATGGAGACCTTTTCTATAA GCAAAGAGCGTTCTACTTTGTGGGACCAAATGCAGTTCTGGGAAGACGCATTCTTAGATGCTGTGAtgttggagagagaaggaatgggtATGGATCAGGGTCCCCAGGAAATGATCGACAG GTACCTGTCCCTGGGAGAACATGACCGGAAGCGTCTAGAGGATGATGAAGATCGTTTGCTGGCCACACTTTTGCACAACCTCATCTCCTACATGCTGCTGATGAAG GTAAATAAGAATGACATCCGGAAGAAGGTGAGGCGCCTGATGGGAAAGTCGCATATTGGGCTTGTGTACAGCCAGCAAATCAATGAAGTGCTTGATCAGCTGGCTAACCTG AATGGACGTGACCTCTCTATCCGGTCCAGTGGCAGTCGACACATGAAGAAGCAGACATTTGTGGTACATGCGGGGACAGACACAAATGGAGATATCTTCTTCATGGAG